The following proteins come from a genomic window of candidate division WOR-3 bacterium:
- the uvrA gene encoding excinuclease ABC subunit UvrA, with translation MKKIEIKKASVHNLKGIDVEIPRDKLVIITGISGSGKSSLAFDTIYAEGQRRYIESLSAYARQFLGVMDKPDVQSITNLSPTISIEQRKLSKNPRSTVGTVTEIYDYLRVLFARTGTVYCYNCGREVSSQTVDEIVEQILDLPEGTPVYILAPIARGKKGTFSNELKRIGEKGFVRVIIDGEIFEIEKVPELDKNKPHNIEVVVDRIKIKKEIRSRIADSVETALEEAEGILILRDIEKGSDMIFSTKFACPICGISYPEVSPRLFSFNSPYGACFKCQGIGTEMEIDPKNIIFSEELSIFEGAIAPIGEPRGRLAMELRSLAYRYNINLDEPWKNLSKEKRNIILYGKEEWEGIIPYLNRRHQYTESDWIREEIEKYMVVKPCLECGGSRLRKEALSVKIKDKNIYEVTKMNITQCRKFIESISFDDEREKIASELLPEILHRLRFLEDVGVNYLTLERPTQTLAGGEAQRVHLATQIGSGLVGIIYILDEPSIGLHERDILRLIKTLKSLRDMGNTVIMVEHDFKSILSADWVIDLGPGAGIEGGRVVFSGTPEALKKDGSTITGRYLSGKEKIPVPKKRRKKEKIIKIIGARGNNLKNINIEIPLNCFVCVTGVSGSGKSTLIIDILYRALARHFYGSRFLPLEYDRIEGIEYIDKVINIDQSPIGRTPRSNPATYTGAFTPIRDFFAELPAARIRGYDKGRFSFNVPGGRCEECQGQGQIKIEMHFLSDVYITCKSCKGKRFKKETLEVEYKGKNIADVLDLTVDEAVSFFKDIRGARQKLELLQEVGLGYVKLGQPATTLSGGEAQRVKLAKELSKVATGKTLYLLDEPTTGLHAYDIKLLLKVLERLVELGNTVVVIEHNLDVIKCADWIIDLGPEGGEEGGKLVGEGTPEEIVKIKESYTGKFLKEVLEINSEN, from the coding sequence ATGAAAAAAATTGAAATTAAAAAAGCTTCTGTTCATAATTTAAAAGGGATAGATGTTGAGATTCCTCGTGATAAGTTAGTTATAATAACAGGAATCTCAGGTTCGGGTAAATCTTCGCTTGCTTTTGACACAATTTATGCAGAAGGGCAGAGAAGATACATAGAATCTCTCTCTGCATATGCAAGACAATTTCTTGGGGTGATGGATAAACCTGATGTTCAGTCTATTACAAACTTATCCCCTACTATTTCTATAGAACAAAGAAAACTTTCTAAGAATCCCCGTTCTACAGTCGGAACTGTAACAGAGATTTACGATTATCTCCGCGTTCTCTTTGCAAGAACAGGAACAGTATATTGTTATAATTGTGGAAGAGAAGTTTCTTCTCAGACTGTGGATGAGATTGTGGAACAGATTTTAGATCTTCCTGAAGGAACTCCTGTTTATATTCTTGCTCCAATAGCAAGGGGTAAAAAAGGGACTTTTTCTAATGAATTGAAAAGAATTGGGGAAAAAGGATTTGTTCGAGTGATAATAGATGGTGAAATTTTTGAAATAGAAAAAGTTCCAGAACTTGATAAAAATAAGCCTCATAATATTGAAGTTGTGGTAGATAGAATAAAAATAAAAAAAGAAATAAGAAGTAGGATAGCTGATTCTGTAGAAACAGCTCTTGAAGAGGCAGAAGGTATCTTAATATTAAGAGATATTGAGAAAGGTTCTGATATGATTTTCTCCACGAAATTTGCTTGTCCTATTTGCGGAATAAGTTATCCTGAAGTTTCTCCTAGATTGTTTTCCTTTAACTCTCCTTATGGGGCTTGTTTTAAGTGCCAGGGTATTGGGACAGAAATGGAAATAGACCCTAAAAATATAATTTTTAGTGAAGAATTATCAATTTTTGAAGGAGCAATTGCCCCAATAGGGGAACCAAGAGGAAGACTTGCTATGGAATTGAGAAGCCTCGCCTATAGATATAATATAAACTTAGACGAACCCTGGAAAAATCTTAGCAAAGAAAAAAGGAATATAATTCTTTATGGGAAAGAAGAATGGGAAGGAATAATTCCTTATCTTAATAGAAGACATCAATACACAGAATCTGATTGGATTAGGGAAGAGATAGAAAAATATATGGTGGTAAAGCCTTGCCTTGAGTGTGGAGGTTCAAGACTTCGAAAAGAGGCTTTATCTGTGAAAATAAAAGATAAGAATATATATGAAGTGACTAAAATGAATATAACTCAGTGTAGAAAATTCATTGAGAGCATAAGCTTTGATGATGAGAGAGAAAAAATTGCTTCTGAATTACTTCCTGAAATTCTACATAGACTTCGTTTCTTAGAAGATGTGGGAGTTAATTATCTTACACTTGAACGTCCAACACAAACACTTGCGGGAGGAGAAGCCCAAAGAGTGCATCTTGCAACTCAAATTGGTTCAGGTCTTGTAGGAATTATATATATTCTTGATGAACCTTCGATAGGGCTTCATGAAAGGGATATCCTAAGACTTATAAAAACTTTAAAATCTCTAAGAGATATGGGGAACACTGTGATTATGGTAGAGCACGATTTCAAAAGCATCCTTTCGGCAGATTGGGTTATAGATCTTGGCCCTGGAGCAGGGATAGAAGGTGGAAGGGTTGTTTTTTCAGGCACTCCAGAAGCTCTAAAAAAAGATGGCTCGACAATTACAGGAAGATATCTTTCGGGTAAAGAGAAAATACCGGTTCCTAAGAAAAGAAGAAAGAAAGAGAAGATAATTAAAATTATAGGAGCAAGAGGAAATAATTTGAAAAATATAAATATAGAAATTCCTTTAAATTGTTTTGTCTGTGTAACAGGTGTTTCAGGCTCAGGGAAGAGCACTCTTATAATTGATATTTTGTATAGAGCTTTAGCGCGACATTTTTATGGCTCAAGGTTTTTACCTCTTGAGTATGATAGGATAGAGGGAATAGAATATATTGATAAGGTTATAAATATAGACCAAAGTCCTATTGGGAGGACTCCAAGATCAAATCCTGCAACTTATACAGGGGCTTTTACTCCAATAAGGGATTTCTTCGCTGAGCTTCCTGCTGCGAGAATTAGAGGTTATGATAAGGGAAGATTTTCTTTTAATGTCCCAGGTGGACGTTGTGAAGAATGCCAAGGTCAAGGGCAGATAAAAATTGAAATGCATTTCCTTTCTGATGTATATATTACCTGTAAAAGCTGTAAGGGGAAAAGATTTAAAAAGGAAACTTTAGAAGTAGAATATAAAGGGAAAAATATAGCGGACGTTTTAGATTTAACAGTTGATGAGGCTGTTTCTTTCTTTAAAGATATAAGAGGGGCAAGACAAAAATTGGAACTTCTTCAAGAAGTTGGACTCGGTTATGTGAAACTTGGACAACCTGCAACGACCCTTTCTGGGGGAGAGGCTCAAAGAGTAAAACTTGCGAAAGAACTATCAAAAGTAGCAACGGGCAAGACTCTTTATCTTTTAGACGAACCAACAACTGGTCTACATGCTTATGATATAAAACTTCTTCTTAAAGTCTTGGAGCGCCTTGTGGAGTTGGGGAATACTGTCGTTGTTATTGAACACAATTTAGATGTAATAAAATGTGCAGATTGGATAATTGATCTTGGCCCTGAAGGGGGGGAAGAGGGAGGAAAATTAGTTGGAGAAGGAACTCCAGAAGAAATTGTTAAAATTAAAGAGTCCTACACAGGTAAATTTTTAAAAGAAGTCCTTGAGATTAATTCTGAAAACTAA
- a CDS encoding radical SAM protein → MFQLKNEAKIVGELPFYLQLNKKDFEEKIEKLYDILNSCTLCGRRCEVNRRNKKGICNSGIKIKISSAFPHFGEERPLVGTYGSGTIFLSNCNCKCVYCQNFEISHFGEGIEIEEEEVAYKMLYLQGLGCHNINWVSPTHFAPQLIKALFIAREKGLYIPIVYNTGGYDSPRLIELLSGVIDIYMPDIKYGNNENGYKYSGVKDYWDLVRISVKKMHSQVGDLVINSQGIAERGLIIRHLVLPNNIADSERVLEFISKEISKNTFVNIMAQYRPCYRAQEFKELSRGITQEEYEKVLKKAKELGLKRAGAH, encoded by the coding sequence TTGTTTCAACTGAAAAATGAAGCTAAAATAGTGGGTGAACTTCCCTTTTATCTTCAATTAAATAAAAAAGATTTTGAAGAAAAAATTGAAAAATTATACGACATATTAAATTCCTGCACTCTTTGTGGAAGAAGATGTGAAGTTAATAGAAGAAATAAAAAGGGAATTTGTAATTCAGGAATAAAAATAAAGATTTCCTCAGCATTCCCTCATTTTGGGGAAGAAAGACCTCTTGTAGGAACCTATGGTTCCGGGACTATTTTTTTAAGTAACTGCAATTGTAAATGTGTTTACTGTCAAAATTTTGAAATATCTCATTTTGGAGAAGGAATAGAGATAGAGGAAGAAGAGGTTGCATATAAAATGCTTTATCTTCAAGGGCTTGGTTGCCATAATATAAATTGGGTGAGCCCAACCCATTTTGCCCCTCAACTTATAAAAGCCCTTTTCATAGCAAGAGAAAAAGGCCTTTATATCCCAATCGTGTATAATACAGGTGGATATGATTCTCCTAGACTAATAGAATTACTTTCAGGAGTAATAGATATATATATGCCAGATATTAAATATGGTAATAATGAAAATGGTTATAAATATTCAGGAGTAAAAGATTATTGGGACTTAGTAAGAATTTCTGTGAAAAAGATGCATTCTCAGGTCGGAGATCTTGTTATAAATTCTCAAGGGATTGCTGAAAGAGGATTAATAATACGTCATCTTGTCTTACCAAATAATATTGCAGATTCAGAAAGAGTTTTAGAATTTATTTCAAAAGAAATATCAAAGAATACTTTTGTAAACATTATGGCTCAATATAGACCTTGTTATAGAGCTCAAGAATTTAAAGAACTTTCAAGAGGAATAACCCAAGAAGAGTATGAAAAGGTTCTCAAGAAGGCAAAAGAACTTGGCTTAAAAAGAGCTGGAGCTCATTAG
- a CDS encoding HDIG domain-containing metalloprotein, whose product MEREKALEILKSKLKNERIIKHLFAVESCMRALSQKFGGDEERWALAGLFHDIDYEETKNDPSLHGIKGAEFLEKYGISKDILYAIKAHAGNAQPRRKMDIALLSSDAASGLIVASALVNKGGLRELDTSFVLKRFKEKRFAEGADRKLIERCQDLGLTLEEFISICLLGMKEIANVLDI is encoded by the coding sequence ATGGAAAGAGAAAAAGCTCTTGAAATTTTAAAGAGTAAATTAAAAAACGAACGAATAATAAAACATCTTTTTGCTGTAGAATCCTGTATGAGGGCTCTTTCACAAAAATTTGGAGGAGATGAAGAAAGATGGGCTCTTGCAGGTCTTTTTCATGATATAGATTACGAAGAGACAAAAAATGATCCCTCTTTACACGGAATAAAAGGAGCAGAATTTTTGGAGAAGTATGGGATTTCAAAAGACATTCTCTACGCAATAAAAGCCCATGCTGGGAATGCCCAACCAAGGAGAAAAATGGATATAGCTCTTCTATCTTCAGACGCTGCATCTGGCTTGATTGTAGCATCTGCTCTCGTAAATAAAGGGGGTCTTAGGGAGCTAGATACTTCGTTCGTCCTAAAGAGGTTTAAAGAGAAAAGATTTGCTGAGGGAGCTGATAGAAAGTTAATAGAAAGATGTCAAGATTTAGGCCTTACACTCGAAGAGTTTATCTCAATTTGCCTTTTGGGAATGAAGGAAATAGCAAATGTTCTTGATATTTAG
- a CDS encoding rhomboid family intramembrane serine protease: protein MFFLWPIRTDSLVRRLPIITLSIIGLNALVFSISYPIEIKQEKIIIRLEEELREIEKKAFSPDNPTEIIKYAKDPKYLREKIRNREIELPEELWQKWKKKYDEFQEKMEGRVFKKYGFSPENFDFFTLFTSIFLHGSFTHLFVNIWFLWLVGLNVEDRWGRPFFLGFYLLSGVISDLVFMAITKVEGPLIGASGAIAGVMGAFAIQYYKSKIYFLFICFLPFIYRIIPLYAWFYLPLWFFTEILNAIYLTDYSNIAFWAHVGGFGFGALFAIILRLTGIEEKYLKPLVEDTLNLVDSKFGKAIEARSAGKIEEAENYLKEILKDNPSNIDAAKELIDIYVNRNKKEEASRIAKETFKKLRIGEKESSLILNFYEEILRKNKLLSVLSQFDFYFISQLYEKRENYIESAKVLASAYKINRKTDDAPYILLRLIRALALSGKEDILKKAILEMKNNFPEMKDKTIAILKEIKNGKRKSS, encoded by the coding sequence TTGTTTTTCCTTTGGCCAATAAGGACGGATAGTTTAGTCAGAAGACTTCCTATTATAACTTTATCTATTATAGGATTAAATGCTTTAGTCTTTTCTATCAGTTATCCCATAGAGATAAAGCAAGAAAAAATCATTATTAGGTTAGAAGAAGAACTTAGAGAGATAGAGAAAAAAGCTTTTTCTCCTGATAATCCTACAGAAATAATAAAATATGCAAAAGATCCCAAATATTTGAGAGAAAAAATAAGAAACAGAGAAATAGAACTTCCTGAAGAACTATGGCAAAAGTGGAAAAAAAAATACGATGAATTTCAAGAAAAAATGGAAGGAAGGGTTTTTAAAAAGTATGGGTTCAGCCCTGAGAATTTTGATTTCTTTACTCTATTTACTTCTATATTCCTTCATGGGAGCTTCACACACCTCTTTGTTAATATATGGTTTCTGTGGCTAGTTGGATTAAATGTTGAAGATAGATGGGGTAGGCCTTTCTTCCTTGGTTTTTATCTTCTTTCAGGAGTTATTAGTGATCTTGTCTTTATGGCGATTACTAAAGTAGAAGGCCCTTTAATTGGAGCATCGGGAGCAATCGCAGGGGTAATGGGTGCTTTTGCAATTCAGTATTACAAATCAAAGATATATTTCCTCTTTATATGTTTTCTCCCATTTATTTACAGAATAATTCCTCTTTATGCATGGTTCTATTTACCCCTATGGTTTTTCACTGAGATTCTTAATGCAATTTATTTAACAGATTATTCTAACATTGCTTTCTGGGCTCACGTTGGAGGATTTGGATTTGGTGCTCTTTTTGCAATTATTCTTCGCCTTACTGGTATTGAAGAAAAATATTTAAAACCTCTTGTAGAGGATACTTTAAATCTTGTGGACTCTAAATTTGGAAAAGCTATTGAAGCAAGAAGTGCCGGAAAAATTGAAGAAGCAGAAAATTATCTAAAAGAGATTTTAAAAGATAATCCCTCTAATATAGATGCAGCCAAAGAATTAATAGATATTTATGTTAATAGGAACAAAAAGGAAGAAGCTTCAAGAATCGCAAAAGAAACATTCAAAAAACTTAGAATAGGAGAAAAGGAATCTTCTTTAATTTTAAATTTTTATGAAGAAATTTTAAGAAAAAATAAATTACTTTCAGTATTAAGCCAATTTGATTTCTACTTTATTTCTCAATTGTATGAGAAAAGAGAAAATTATATAGAATCCGCTAAGGTTCTTGCATCTGCTTACAAAATCAATAGAAAAACTGACGATGCTCCATACATTTTACTTCGCCTTATAAGAGCTCTTGCTCTTAGCGGAAAAGAGGATATTTTAAAAAAGGCTATATTAGAAATGAAAAATAACTTCCCCGAAATGAAGGATAAGACAATAGCAATTTTAAAGGAGATAAAAAATGGAAAGAGAAAAAGCTCTTGA
- a CDS encoding M24 family metallopeptidase, translated as MNESLIEKIRENIKEKELDAIVITELYKILFLLGIESSFNIFELCLCLIITKEEILLIGDPFSLSLIKIPPIIKIREINVKNIEIISFLNDLEELLLEKKLNKIGSFEEIRLPKYKVKKLPDIFDEKFIIPDERRISILKENALICKKVLQDSLKELKTGISEISLRNIIDEKIYQFGGERRAFPTKVIFGENTSNPFGLSNGKKLKEGDLIFINFGIIRSGVGIELARTYLWGGENKFLKKVYNEITEIYEKFLSFISYGKISREIYNYAWKLVKEKNYEKNFFPPLNAPLTLIGKRLKISNTSNFLIKEGTLLYPQMSFYFPGKFGIKFQDVLLLESGKHVLLTNFLNKGDEVCFSFGQ; from the coding sequence ATGAATGAAAGTTTAATAGAAAAAATAAGAGAAAATATCAAAGAAAAAGAACTTGATGCTATTGTAATTACCGAACTTTATAAAATCCTTTTCCTTCTTGGTATCGAATCTTCATTTAATATTTTTGAATTATGTCTATGCCTTATTATTACAAAAGAAGAAATTCTTTTAATAGGAGATCCCTTCTCTCTATCTTTAATAAAAATTCCACCCATTATAAAGATAAGAGAGATAAATGTAAAAAATATAGAAATAATCTCCTTTTTGAATGATCTTGAAGAACTTCTTTTAGAAAAGAAGTTAAATAAAATAGGTTCTTTTGAAGAAATTAGATTACCAAAATATAAAGTAAAAAAACTTCCGGATATTTTCGACGAGAAATTTATTATTCCTGATGAGAGAAGAATTTCAATTCTCAAAGAAAATGCATTGATATGCAAAAAAGTTCTTCAGGATTCCTTAAAAGAATTAAAAACAGGTATTTCTGAGATCTCTCTGAGAAATATAATAGACGAGAAAATTTACCAATTTGGGGGAGAAAGAAGGGCATTCCCTACCAAAGTGATTTTTGGTGAAAATACATCTAATCCTTTTGGATTAAGCAACGGAAAAAAGCTAAAAGAAGGAGACCTTATATTTATTAACTTTGGAATTATAAGATCTGGGGTTGGTATAGAACTTGCAAGAACTTATCTATGGGGAGGAGAAAATAAGTTTTTAAAAAAGGTTTATAATGAAATAACAGAAATTTATGAAAAATTTCTCTCTTTTATATCATATGGAAAAATATCAAGAGAGATTTACAATTATGCATGGAAGCTCGTAAAAGAAAAGAATTATGAAAAAAATTTTTTCCCTCCTCTTAATGCACCTTTAACATTAATTGGAAAAAGATTAAAAATATCTAACACAAGTAACTTCTTGATTAAAGAAGGAACTCTCTTATATCCTCAGATGAGTTTTTATTTCCCTGGTAAATTTGGTATAAAATTTCAAGACGTGCTACTTTTAGAAAGCGGAAAGCATGTCCTACTCACTAACTTTCTAAATAAAGGAGATGAGGTTTGTTTTTCCTTTGGCCAATAA
- a CDS encoding tetratricopeptide repeat protein: protein MVKHKKKDLKRDEFKEAIQELIIFYKHHRKVFIGIIIGIVATLILSFSYRKFKISRFERSKEQYNIAVALFDNGRFEEAKSRFKLLTEEYWGTIFANRAVFMLACISYKEGNLDEAISKFQDFLKTKYDELFTPNAYEGLAQCYEQKGDFQKAIENYKIALDKFKNNLGKAECMISLARIYLAEQKIEEAKKMLKEVIETSENYEIIREAERKLKLIQVQEELNE from the coding sequence ATGGTTAAACATAAAAAGAAAGATTTGAAACGGGATGAGTTTAAAGAAGCTATTCAAGAATTAATCATTTTTTATAAACATCATAGAAAAGTTTTTATCGGGATAATTATTGGGATAGTTGCAACTTTAATTCTTTCTTTTTCTTATAGAAAATTCAAAATTTCTCGGTTTGAGAGATCAAAAGAACAGTATAATATAGCTGTAGCTTTGTTTGATAATGGTAGATTCGAAGAAGCTAAAAGTAGATTCAAGTTATTAACTGAAGAATATTGGGGAACGATTTTCGCAAATAGAGCAGTTTTTATGTTAGCATGTATTAGTTATAAAGAAGGGAATTTAGACGAAGCTATTTCGAAGTTTCAGGATTTTTTAAAAACAAAGTATGATGAACTTTTCACCCCAAATGCTTACGAAGGCCTGGCCCAATGTTACGAACAAAAAGGGGATTTTCAGAAAGCAATAGAAAATTACAAAATTGCTCTTGATAAATTTAAAAATAATTTAGGAAAAGCCGAATGTATGATTAGTCTTGCCCGGATTTATCTTGCAGAGCAAAAAATTGAAGAAGCGAAAAAAATGCTTAAAGAAGTTATTGAAACTTCTGAAAATTATGAAATTATAAGAGAGGCGGAGAGAAAACTAAAATTGATTCAAGTTCAAGAAGAACTTAATGAATGA
- the era gene encoding GTPase Era has product MKVGFVSIVGKPNVGKSTLINRLIGTPISIVSNKPQTTRNRILGIWTNQEGQIIFIDTPGHFKPKNKLEEAMQSQIDKSINDADLVMVLIDNREESRNIDFSTIEDNKPIFLLINKIDLIKEEDLKKIEESLETKRFTKIFPISALRGDNVEKIIPSLLEYLKEGEPFYPEDYISDRNERFFIEEFIRETIFEEYGQEIPYSVAVKVENMKDNKIDIKIFVERESQKGIIIGKGGEKLKKVLSESRKKIERFLGYQVYMNTWVEVKKNWRKNEKEVRKFGYYE; this is encoded by the coding sequence ATGAAAGTTGGTTTTGTTTCTATAGTTGGAAAACCTAATGTAGGTAAATCTACTTTAATAAACCGTTTAATCGGAACTCCTATTTCTATTGTTTCAAATAAACCTCAAACAACCAGAAATAGAATCCTTGGAATCTGGACAAACCAAGAAGGACAAATCATCTTCATAGACACACCAGGTCATTTTAAACCAAAAAACAAACTAGAAGAGGCAATGCAATCGCAAATAGATAAATCTATAAATGATGCAGATCTCGTAATGGTTCTAATTGATAATAGGGAAGAATCAAGGAATATTGATTTTTCTACAATTGAAGACAATAAGCCAATTTTTTTGCTAATAAATAAAATAGACTTAATAAAGGAAGAAGACTTGAAGAAAATAGAAGAAAGTTTGGAGACAAAACGTTTTACCAAAATTTTCCCGATATCAGCTTTAAGAGGAGATAACGTAGAAAAAATAATTCCTTCTTTATTAGAATATCTGAAAGAAGGAGAACCTTTTTATCCCGAGGATTATATTTCTGATAGAAACGAAAGATTCTTTATAGAAGAGTTTATAAGAGAAACGATATTTGAAGAATATGGACAGGAAATACCTTATTCTGTTGCTGTAAAAGTAGAGAATATGAAAGACAACAAGATAGATATAAAAATTTTTGTAGAAAGGGAATCCCAAAAAGGGATCATAATAGGCAAAGGGGGAGAGAAACTAAAGAAAGTTCTAAGCGAGTCAAGAAAAAAAATAGAAAGATTCCTTGGATATCAAGTCTATATGAATACCTGGGTTGAGGTTAAAAAGAACTGGAGAAAAAATGAGAAAGAGGTAAGAAAATTTGGGTATTATGAATAG
- a CDS encoding peptidoglycan DD-metalloendopeptidase family protein — protein sequence MISFWGKVLVWWTILIALISIEVKSPEERLKILRQQLKEQKEKIAKLKGEETSILRKLQELDKEISLNTEIINTLKRKREIINEEKKNIELLINELHSRLKEKREILSRRIREIYIHGPLHPVEVVLLSYSFGDALKRIKFLVLIADQDRRVLKEIERLEERLKTQKEIMERKVETLDEILYEVKEQEIALEKTKKEKNEYLTKVEGERKKAIAMSKEMEKAMEDLEKLIISLSTKEKTSGSVYFHKKLLGLPVEGTIIGYFGRKKEEKYGTETINKGIDIEAPLGADVKAVAPGKVVYNDHFLGYGKMILIDHGENFITLYSHLSSTNVEVGEEVEKGNVIGKVGETGSVKKPMLHFEVRKGGKAVNPLDYIKL from the coding sequence ATGATAAGCTTTTGGGGTAAAGTCTTGGTTTGGTGGACTATCTTAATTGCGCTTATATCTATAGAGGTGAAGTCTCCCGAAGAGAGATTAAAAATTCTTCGTCAACAATTAAAGGAGCAAAAGGAGAAAATAGCAAAATTAAAAGGAGAAGAGACAAGTATTTTGAGGAAACTACAAGAACTTGATAAGGAGATAAGCCTTAATACTGAGATCATTAATACTTTAAAAAGAAAAAGAGAAATAATAAATGAGGAGAAAAAAAATATCGAACTTCTTATAAATGAACTCCATTCTCGTCTTAAAGAAAAAAGAGAGATATTAAGTAGGAGGATTAGAGAGATATATATCCATGGACCACTTCATCCTGTAGAAGTTGTGTTACTTTCTTATTCCTTTGGGGATGCACTAAAAAGAATAAAATTTCTTGTTTTAATTGCGGATCAAGATAGGAGAGTCTTAAAAGAGATTGAACGTCTGGAGGAACGGCTTAAAACACAAAAAGAAATAATGGAAAGAAAGGTAGAGACTTTAGATGAAATCTTATACGAAGTAAAAGAGCAAGAAATTGCTCTTGAGAAAACAAAAAAAGAAAAAAATGAATATTTAACAAAAGTTGAAGGAGAAAGAAAAAAGGCTATAGCAATGTCCAAGGAAATGGAAAAGGCAATGGAAGACCTTGAGAAATTGATAATAAGCCTTTCGACAAAAGAGAAGACTTCAGGCAGTGTATATTTTCACAAAAAGCTATTAGGTTTGCCTGTTGAGGGAACAATAATAGGATATTTTGGGAGAAAAAAGGAAGAGAAATATGGAACGGAAACAATAAATAAAGGAATAGACATAGAAGCTCCTTTAGGGGCGGATGTTAAAGCAGTTGCACCTGGAAAGGTTGTTTACAATGACCACTTTCTCGGTTATGGTAAAATGATTCTTATAGACCACGGTGAAAATTTTATAACACTTTATAGTCACTTATCCTCAACCAATGTGGAAGTGGGTGAAGAGGTAGAAAAAGGAAATGTAATAGGGAAGGTTGGAGAAACAGGTTCGGTGAAAAAACCAATGCTTCATTTTGAGGTAAGGAAGGGGGGTAAAGCAGTAAATCCGCTTGATTATATTAAATTATGA
- a CDS encoding AAA family ATPase translates to MEEVKGQEIPKKILSSMIKKGDFPPALLFYGPRGVGKFSLALSFCQEILKDEKRIEKGVHPDLLVVFPEYEGYQQSELMEMRRNKNYFLVSQKKGSVSIDTIRKVQEYVYITPMENPWRIVIIAEADRITEEGFNAFLKVLEEPPPFVIFILITQDKNALPQTIISRCKLIRFEPLSIQFQKEILKGMDIKRFGRGIEETMFLNSQEKLGKEIEEIFFNLHPKSRIRNWREDIVEKFGLEFLLPYLQKQVEDRYKRKEITYDKAWEIFSYIKNAYKYYYSNISPEKIIFYLMLKV, encoded by the coding sequence ATGGAAGAAGTAAAAGGCCAAGAAATTCCTAAGAAAATTTTATCTTCAATGATAAAAAAGGGTGATTTTCCTCCAGCTCTTCTTTTTTACGGACCCCGAGGGGTAGGAAAATTCTCTTTAGCCTTATCCTTCTGTCAAGAGATATTAAAAGATGAGAAAAGAATTGAAAAAGGAGTCCATCCCGATCTCCTGGTTGTCTTTCCAGAATATGAAGGATACCAACAAAGTGAATTAATGGAAATGAGAAGGAATAAAAATTATTTTTTGGTTAGTCAAAAAAAAGGGAGCGTTTCTATTGATACTATAAGGAAAGTTCAGGAGTATGTTTATATTACTCCTATGGAAAATCCATGGAGGATTGTAATAATTGCAGAGGCTGATAGAATAACCGAAGAAGGTTTTAATGCTTTTTTGAAGGTCCTCGAAGAACCACCACCTTTTGTAATTTTTATCTTAATCACTCAAGATAAAAACGCTTTGCCTCAAACAATAATTTCGAGGTGTAAACTTATAAGATTTGAACCTCTCTCTATTCAATTCCAAAAAGAGATTTTAAAAGGTATGGATATTAAACGTTTTGGAAGAGGAATAGAAGAAACAATGTTTCTTAATTCTCAAGAAAAATTAGGAAAAGAAATTGAGGAAATATTCTTCAATTTACATCCAAAATCTCGAATAAGAAATTGGAGGGAAGATATTGTAGAGAAATTTGGGTTAGAGTTTTTACTTCCTTACCTCCAGAAGCAAGTAGAAGATAGATACAAAAGAAAAGAAATAACTTATGATAAAGCCTGGGAGATTTTTTCTTATATTAAAAATGCTTATAAATATTATTACTCAAATATAAGCCCGGAAAAAATAATATTTTATCTTATGCTAAAGGTGTAA